The following DNA comes from Metopolophium dirhodum isolate CAU chromosome 8, ASM1992520v1, whole genome shotgun sequence.
tgcaacaattattatttattatcattatattattatagcttgaactcctaattttttcaaatttctaattaaaaagttaaagtctcgtttgaaataaaatcaggattaatattggtaataaagttatttaaatgttagtGTAATTAATACTGTTAGTGTAATTCAATCATTAAAATTCATTAAAgtgaatttaatttcatattaaatagttaatacaaattaaaagacATTTATACTCACATAAATCTTATGTAATTaacgattatttataaatatgggcacatggtattaaaaaagtaaaaagtaaattaatttaataaaaattaataattctatgtacattaataaaatattattttttttttaaaactaaaatttaaatgtcaataattattaattgtatgtgttATTTTTCTTACAGATGGAAGAATATCAATGACAATCCATTTAAATTGGACAAAAAAATACGGTTGCAGTTCTTACCTACGCTGCTTAGATGGGGTACATTGCATAAACTCCAAGTGGAAGAATGTTTAAAACCTGATTTACTTAACATGATCTTCGAAGACACAGAAGATGATTCTTAAGATATACacaacttattaaaaaatattgttaactataatataaatgtatttatttatttattattatttttattgatcttaagcatCGGCAACTATAGCCATTGGCATTTTGTGGGGGGGTTCCGGTTGTTTGAAGAATGCGTGTATGTGGGGCTAGGATTCATCAGTTGAAACCCGAGTAGTCACCCATCAGGGAACTATCAAGGCGGCTGATGCCTCTAATGTCTAAATGTCCTACCTATATTTCTTCTTTCAATACCCATCTACGATCtacaatttttctaaaaatgaaattttccctgaatgtttatattaagattttctatacaccaccaaaatattttgacttgtttaaGCTGTTTgtgggcattttcagtttccattttttaagttttttttttctagaaatgtcaataaaatgttagttgttgggtcaaaaagcatgaacataaatacaagactcctgatatattgttacaataacagttgaaaattttaaaatagataggcacaatttttgaaattgaaaattgaaaaatgatttttctactttataactaataactttatacttttttttgaaaaacatattattatgcaatatatttaACGAagaaatgttatacattttataaaactagctcataaattgaatatttgatatttatttattgttcataCTGATATTATgcggatatatatataattcataattcttTTTTGATTGTAATTgggtaaaaaattgaattaaacaaTTAGGTATCACTGACATACATTTTATTCCATTATGTCTAGGGTCACTGGTgcaaggtatataaaataatgttgtaatagaagctggaaactgcagtctattctaatttataatccaattattGTACTAACtgttaaattcatcattgaatgattattcagaggtCACTTGGGGATAAATGCCAAAAGtacaaatgtaaatttaatttaattaattaaaaaaacatttagtgcAAAAGAATTACTGCTAATATTAAAgtctgaattattataaataaataaatacaaataatggaTGTTTTAAAAgctttcaagtttcaactattaacattcattgtaaatagttttgattgacttatatgtaagtaccttgTACCTAACTactataaagttattatttctgaaaaaaaatctgaagaatataatacaaggattctcataaactGATCTTACAGTAGACTGAAAATAggtaccaaaaataaatttgtacaacatttataCACCTCCCAAATACAAACGTTGACAAAATTTGGTATTTTAACAAGatataacgattttaattctcTGGTGTAGGTTCTATATCCGATTTACTGTATAACCTATATGACATTAAATCTAAAAACCAGtacttaatcatatttttttataatcaaatttttattccataaaaaaattttccatatattttgagctgtttacagccacTTTCAGTTTccatgttttttagtttttttttctataaatatcaataaaattttatttgttgattaaaaaagcttgacattttaatagaaggATCCTAGTATATtgcttcaaaggcagatgaaaaaaattaaaaatccatagtcacaatttttttataagcatttaaagttcaaatattgacaaaataagtaaaaatgacgaaaatttgcaaattattttgagttagcagttgtcgcagttcacacacgtcacgaaTTCTGCCGAAAGAGttgataattaaagtaagtttgttttcatattgttttggggcttaaattttcttttaaggcttaaaataaatatttaatgtcacgaaaaatgtgctatccaagtgtcaTAAACGCATATTTTAATTCcaaactagaaatgtataaaatacagcgtcgtcgtttttccagtctcCGGTCgtagaatatttataattaataggtgcatacgtACCTAAAATagacatacctatacatatcgtatgttttggtttaatttaaataaataaatattatacgcgttttaagttaaaggtaaatattaatttagtgtaaCATACTTAAACTtatattgttcacctaatatctatattctatatcataggtaggtattattaggaacgtataagtgtataaccatGTAGTACACCTAAACAAATTTTTCACGGAATGGTCCACTGTCTAACTTATAATGTCTCTAAAAAATTACTGTGTTTATAAtggattttttataatttttggttaCTGTATGAACTATCTATGAAAATCCTTGTTTTGTATTTccgatatttaacaataaaagttgaatattttatacatttttaactactaagtaatttggaatttttcaatttgataaattttgtcaaaaatatgaactttaaatgtctataaaaaaatcatgcctatgatgtagttttaatatttattttgtcaactgctattataaaacTCTTGAGGAACTTAGTATTAATTttagctttttgacccaacaaatacaattgtattgacatttatagaatgaaaaactaaaaacatttcaaatcatcattagatagaaattaaaatttttttttgaatttagaaACACTTAAGGGGATTTTGTATGAAAATGTCAATTCTTAGATatgaatagaaatatttttatgaaattcttACTCGAAAATGTActatattttcaagtattttgacagaccaaataattttgtatcgacgataattttaaaataaaactaataagcCTCGAAATTGTTTAttcctataaatagctcaaaaagagtcgcaatatttcaaaaaagttaTAGTGCAtataaattgctaatataaacattcgttGACAATTTCATCTATATTcagttatttttcaaaaaaaatggaaattgacaatgtccgtaaacagctcaaaataagtcaaaatatttggaaaatgttatggtgtataggaaatgcaattataaacattcagtcaaaatttcacgtccctacggtcatttgttttagagttacaccaaaaactaaaatcgattttctcaaaaacagattttgcgtaaaatttcccgtttttccttaatttttcttttgtttttctcgtcacttttgaaaactactgggaaatttttacctTTGATCCCCAAAGTAACTAACtaactaactagattcactttcctatcagaaaagttactgttgaagaaaattcaagcacttttactgtcctaaaaggtgatgacacacaaaaataaaaaaatatgtgttgaaATACATCTGTCAAAAACGCAATAGTTGCTACGTTACTGTTATTACTGATAAATTTGTGATAGTCTTTGGCAGGCAAATGTGTACTctgaattaaaaatagtttaacttCATTCAGTTAGTTAAAAAACCTTTGCAAAACATTTCCTTTGCTCAGCCATCTCACATTATTATGAAGTAATAAATCGTCAAACTGAGCATCATTTTCTTGAAGAAGTGCCTTAAATAGTCTGTGCTGGAATGAAGATTTTGCAcgtataaaattaacaatactcattactgttttcataatattttccaaacacGAATCCAGTTTGCAGCAAAGGACGCTTTGATGAATGATACAATGGTACGACAAAAGATCGGAGTTGCCtgcaacatttattattacaacagtcacccttaataattaaataaaattattggctTTTTCTCTCAGTCTGCGGGCCGGTTAAAATGCATTCGCGGGCCGCCATTTGGTGACCCCTGCTCTAGACGTTCCGAAATTATCAATACCAGAACAAGAATCGGTCATACCAACCTCATCCACATACATATCATAAAACACGAAGAACAACCTTTCTGAAGCCAATGCAACGAACCGCTCTCAATCAAACACGTAGACGTAGTCCTAGACTGCCCGCTATATGTCAACGCAAGAAACATCCTCAACCAACCTTCATCGATGGAGGAAGCACTAGGAGAACACAACACGCACTTAATCCAAAGCTTCTTCAAATCAATCGGCATCgacacaaaaatgtaatattaaaataaaacacaaaactaacaaatataatgtaaatatataattctgtAAAAACCACTTATCCCATAACTATGTAACCTTAATTCATAACTCAATTATCTATCCATTATGTAACCAcaaccacaggctaatgacctaacTGTTGAAGCCTTTAttctcaataataaaaaaaaaaaattaatataataatattcagataaaataataaagatagagTTTCTATAGCATACTCTAACCTAACATTGGTTATTATACAAGATTTATTGAATGCTTCAAGGAAATTCTGATGAGTACTCGGCATCTATAACGATGGAATGATAAAAGTGGTTTTAGATTTAAAAGCTGTAGAgtggttgtaaataatataatattattgctgtcGTTAATGCCCACAGATAAATCTTTggaaatgtgtacctatattattataagccatGTCTTATTTTCGTTAGACAGgagtagaataataattaataacagctCGCTCTTAAAATCATGTCATGCTGATATAGGCGGGTGTATGTTTCTATAATTATGCACTTCCGCgaattcggttttttttttaatattttaatttcaaaactaataaatatatacttatcattctaaaatatattattatagttgatattcaaatatgataacaaattattaatttatataaacaaataataataatgtattcaacTTAACCGACtaccttattaataataacattattgcaATATacaatactagctgatcccgcgcactttgttgcccgtaaaaaatgacaactcttaaaaaaattgtgattgttcaactcctttcgGGTGTAACTCGTTGCAGTAAGGGAAACTTAGACATCCTGATAGGCAATCCGACTAtttcggatcgcggacaatgtgtgacagcatattattatcaagtaggTAACGACACGCTGAAGAGCGGCTGTAAGTGAAACCCAGCTGCCTgtgtaggcaatgtgcgaaaattcgatttgatactTGCTTTTACCTGATTCGCccgataaccaatggcaaccaataaaataataaatactaatttatactaattattactccTATAAGGAGcaaccatattttataaacaaaaatttccgtcgtaaatctcaaaattcctatTTGAGCACCTCCTCGGGTTGGACCACTTGTACCTACCGGGTCCAATTATGAATCTAAACCTTCCTCTTGAATCACTCTATCAAAATCCGTTGCGTATTTTTAAGGATCTAAGCATACAGACAGACAGCGGGACTTTGTTTAATACTATGttaagataatatacaatatcctaATTCCTatccgctcaaaatcgtttttcgtatgcaaatatacaataagtaataatattatataatgattgaattcaaattcaacaccatccattacagtcacccacttCTAACATACTGTATAGCAGGGCGActtccacttttttttttaattgatcaccCTTTTAAATTCTAAGcggtattggttttacaatgatgtgtttttttttgttttttctgtctgtcagcaACATTTTGGATAGTAAGCATGCTTTGATTTttgagatcagcatcttttctgatggaaaagtgaacctagttggtacttttgagaggtATATTTGTAGCTTGTATTCATTAAAtctttataataacaatattaatttatagtataggtacgttGGATTTATAGagaatggtaaaaaaaatgtataggtcaAAGATAATAAGtcaaacaacatttttcaaagttttgtttaataaagcaccattaaaattatatatattataagaactgAACGGTTATTTTGGACATATGCCTCACTTGAAGGTACTGTCAAACAATTTGTGTGCTTGACGTATTCAGTAACAATCTATTTGTGCGTTCTAAGTTATCAGTTTCAATCTGCTCTTTCAGAAGCTCTAATTCTCTAATACCACTCACAGTCACTTCATACTTATGGGTTACCATAGATTGATAGAAGTGTATTGCAAATGCGAAAAATATCACTAGGACAGGGATCAACATAATAAGGGCAGACCATGCTGCATATTTAgatatatcataaaatttaaCCCAACATAATATAGCAATTTCAGCTAGGAACAATAAAAGACCAAGAAGTGTTGAAAACGCCCATGCAGTTTCTATATACCAATGTAGACGTTCATGTGGAGCTTCATGTGCGAGACTTACCGAATGGAGATTACATACGGCATCAATGTTTGGTAAAATACATGTACTTATCATTAGAGCCAACATGTGAACAGCAACTAAAAGGGTGGTACATATAGCAAATGCTATAAACATTCCTTCTGGTACCCTAGGTTTGTCGCTAATTTGCATCTCTACCATTGCTACCTATAGAATggtatttgattataattaaaagattattttatagaacaaaatattttaacataccaTAGCAAAACCTGATAAAAGCGCTGATGTTTTGTTTGAAGCCTTGAGTTTAGCTCTACTTAATTGAAGTTTACGCCAAGAAATAAAAGCAGGAGAGTTGAAAGGGACACCGGCTTTTGTAACGTCGCACTGCGACATGTTATTGCccttctataaaataatcatcAAGTTAGATTATGATTTTcttaatgataattgataataaactaattgatatttttaataccaacaccgtaagtattattatatttagtaattagtaatttcaGGTGGTTTTCACAAACCAGGCTTTTTTTC
Coding sequences within:
- the LOC132950202 gene encoding calcium release-activated calcium channel protein 1-like, coding for MSQCDVTKAGVPFNSPAFISWRKLQLSRAKLKASNKTSALLSGFAMVAMVEMQISDKPRVPEGMFIAFAICTTLLVAVHMLALMISTCILPNIDAVCNLHSVSLAHEAPHERLHWYIETAWAFSTLLGLLLFLAEIAILCWVKFYDISKYAAWSALIMLIPVLVIFFAFAIHFYQSMVTHKYEVTVSGIRELELLKEQIETDNLERTNRLLLNTSSTQIV